atagccttgcttgataaattatcttagattacagctttctttcattcaggactttaaatatgtcttaccactgtcttctgcctgttgtatttgtgtagtaaacgtgtttacaaatataatatatataattacatatatatgaatagaatacatagaaatgaagttaacaaataaggagaaaacctatacgttaaaaaatagaaaacattggtgaaggaaattaaaactgacacaaagaaatgaaaattcctcttatgttaatgatgtgatacaatgtggttgaaacaaacatactacccaatgcaatctacattttgcgtcattcatgtcaaagtacccatgagatttttccagttaatagaacagttaatttcaaaatttatatgtaaccacatagaccatTAGTTGCCAATATaaccttgaaaaagagtattaaatctaatagtgtatagttctctgaattaaacagtccaacaaagctttagtaatttaaacaacatgaaactggctcaaaaacagacaccaatcaatagaagaggatagagcaaccagatataatccctcacacctatgatcaattaacccatgaaaaaggaagcaagagtataaaatgaagaatagacattctcctgaataagtagtgcaggggagattgatcatgtaaaagatagattagaatagatcctcacattgtatacaatccataagcagagaatatctttctatttattagtttattttatttcttgcacctgtaatttatagatctatatttagatcttttatttcacttatcaaatgtattcctagtttattctttttggtataaatatacacacaattgttttcctaatttctcttgctgatagtttgttgttactatataaaaatgcaatggatatttgtatattgattttgtattctgcaagtttactaagtttgttcattatttctaacagtcactggaggagtctatggagttttctatctatgcttaattatgtcatctctaaaaattttactgcttttttacaagttggatgccttttatattttttcttgactagttgttctggctaggtcttcaaatagtgtaatttagtacttgtgagaatgaactaccttttcttattactggagcagaggaaaccttcctgtatgttaaaattgaacttgatgattgtcatgggtttttcatatatggtttttattatgtttaattaaattgtattaaaagtgaatttgttaagaatatttttataaaaaagtaaagatcagatttgtgaaaaattttcctacattttttgagattgatgtttttgaattctctgctttttcagggattgtatcacatatattgatttgaatttgataagtaatatttatgaatcaggactaaatccctcttaactatagtttataatacttataatatgtaatgaattcaggttgctaatatttatttagaatggaatgttcacatactgaaagaaaaatttacattacagattgagtttacatttatttattgaaaaattttatccctcttttaatttggcttatgtttaaaggaatttatttctaaataaagaatataacttttgatagaactggattttctacagtttactgatacagaacatagctattatatatatttagtgaacaaaacacttgccttgaaatgccatattttactaacaatgtcaaatgtttcaggactgagatacatattccttccaaaaatgcattacctggtcttttccaccccaaatcacatatagtgttatttatttgttttttgattgtttgtttaccccttaatggaggcactgctgattgaacccaggatcttgtgcataagtgtacttataaacatcattttagaacacttaacagaagccacaattgaatggattataaagatggaaagaaaatttattgtttctagggactgaaaaacctctgattgaatgaatggcaaaaataaacattcgtaaatatacaataagtttctctcttttgtaattttagagtagaatattaaattacatttgttttacttatagaaatgaactacaatttaaatcaaaaattccgccttttgggatttcttaaatttgatgcattatttttatctaattttatttcataattatttaccatttatttatatacaaaacaaataaactgacatttaatctgctcatgttttgaatattgaactacttattatatagtacacagataaatacctacttccatttcctaatcaaattatgtttcaatttaattacaaatgatattgaaatagatatatattttctgtacaagttttacacgaatttcactttaaattccaaaactttaaagttattttatataatttgtgctatatttatactctgttcacaaatctggcataaatttcaatacaaaagtatggagattgattttatttcatacaccccaaaactaaattatttataaaaatgtcttgggataatatttgcagatcacactgtaaaaaaatcatcctatatgtttcattttaactggatgaatgacaagtaaacactggctgaatgttacacttgagttgctgggataccagtcgttttgtgatgtcacagcttctcaagttgagaaccattgtgaaggcctagcagtttatctgttcaggcctgccaaagcagcatttgaagctgcagtgctcaaaatcatgcaggttagaaatgtagctgtagaaaaagttatttgagatggcacatatttcttcagaaattcaagatatgtctcataaagatggaccaactggctcaggaaactccggtagatctctattgtgtgatcaaacattctctgaggacttggacttgagttctatgattgaagaaaatgcttttcagaatttgtctgaagaatccttgataaaaagaccatgctacacacattgtgtctctgaaccagatgaagataatgattttggttctctgacatttccaagaaagctctggaaaatgtctgggagtgaccaatttaaatccatctggtggggtgataatggatcttccatagtgattgatgaagttgtcttgaagaaggaagttttggaaaaaaaggcccctttcagaatatttgaaactggaagtatgaaaagtttacttagacccattaacttttatgggtttaggaaagtgcggcagaaatttcaaagatctgcttgtctagttgactttctagcagaagaaaaagaagcctctgtttcaagcaaggtatacacaaattttagttacgaattggtaacttatgtataaaattttattttgtacatcaatctatggtaatataaatgtaaagctagattttgaaaattgtataaaactattaaggctaaaatactttactctaaaaaatgaggacagtgccttaattattcaagattatgagaaactttgcttacaactatgaatctttccagaaattcatataaaggtattaaagctgcttttcaaaagtggcattcaccgttactgtaaatgctaacatttaaatttgatgactataataattaaatgtgtattttccaaataaggaacttcaaaatattgtta
The sequence above is a segment of the Vicugna pacos unplaced genomic scaffold, VicPac4 scaffold_14, whole genome shotgun sequence genome. Coding sequences within it:
- the LOC140692611 gene encoding heat shock transcription factor, Y-linked-like, with the translated sequence MAHISSEIQDMSHKDGPTGSGNSGRSLLCDQTFSEDLDLSSMIEENAFQNLSEESLIKRPCYTHCVSEPDEDNDFGSLTFPRKLWKMSGSDQFKSIWWGDNGSSIVIDEVVLKKEVLEKKAPFRIFETGSMKSLLRPINFYGFRKVRQKFQRSACLVDFLAEEKEASVSSKLHFYHNPNFKRGCPQVLVRIKRRVGIKNSSLVSSLPEDFKEQHFKEGYNVDNNNSEFVADTIEESAFLPSANLNMPLMRKPSTSHIIGDTTTPIRGDFSPPSSMSDQQNKLQWINELFSIS